One window of the Anaeromyxobacter dehalogenans 2CP-C genome contains the following:
- a CDS encoding succinate dehydrogenase/fumarate reductase iron-sulfur subunit, producing the protein MRIVLEIWRQRDPRADGRFVRYEVTDVSEHMSFLEMLDVLNQSLVRRGEMPVAFDSDCREGICGTCGFLVNGEAHGPLRNATICQTHMRHFHDGDVLRLEPWRAAAFPVVRDLVVDRGALDRIVAAGGYVSVRTGGAPDANALPVPKTDADRAMEAAACIGCGACVAACPNASAALFTGAKITHLSLLPQGQPERPLRVRSMAEQARAEGFGHCTSIGECAAVCPAGIQLEVIARMNRDFLRAAFSRAAGEPLTVLPVTSPMRRYESQPPGARETAEPAEEPAKP; encoded by the coding sequence GTGCGCATCGTCCTCGAGATCTGGCGGCAGCGGGACCCCCGGGCGGACGGCCGCTTCGTCCGGTACGAGGTCACGGACGTCAGCGAGCACATGTCGTTCCTGGAGATGCTCGACGTGCTCAACCAGTCGCTGGTGCGGCGCGGCGAGATGCCGGTGGCCTTCGACTCGGACTGCCGGGAGGGGATCTGCGGGACCTGCGGGTTCCTGGTGAACGGCGAGGCGCACGGGCCGCTCCGGAACGCGACCATCTGCCAGACGCACATGCGCCACTTCCACGACGGCGACGTCCTGCGGCTCGAGCCCTGGCGCGCCGCCGCGTTCCCGGTGGTCCGCGACCTGGTGGTGGACCGCGGCGCGCTCGACCGGATCGTCGCGGCGGGCGGCTACGTGTCGGTGCGGACCGGCGGCGCCCCCGACGCGAACGCCCTGCCCGTCCCGAAGACCGACGCCGACCGCGCCATGGAGGCCGCCGCGTGCATCGGCTGCGGCGCCTGCGTCGCGGCCTGCCCGAACGCCTCGGCCGCGCTGTTCACCGGCGCCAAGATCACGCACCTGTCGCTGCTGCCGCAGGGCCAGCCCGAGCGCCCGCTGCGCGTGCGCTCCATGGCCGAGCAGGCGCGCGCGGAGGGCTTCGGCCACTGCACCTCGATCGGCGAGTGCGCGGCCGTGTGCCCCGCGGGGATCCAGCTCGAGGTGATCGCGCGGATGAACCGCGACTTCCTGCGCGCGGCGTTCTCGCGCGCCGCCGGCGAGCCGCTCACCGTGCTCCCGGTCACGTCGCCGATGCGCCGCTACGAGTCGCAGCCGCCCGGCGCGCGAGAGACCGCCGAGCCCGCCGAGGAGCCCGCGAAGCCCTGA
- a CDS encoding glycosyltransferase has protein sequence MPGPRRILIFQNRFRIGGQERQTVLNVRSMDRARFDPVVAVLHLDGDHLQDLEDAGVRPVVFDVGGRMIRPNTAWQLARIVRFVRAERIAVIHAQDVYTNVLGTLAARLARVPVIVTRVDLGHHLEGYRRPLLQAASRVADRVLVNALCIRDLAVREGVEADRVAVVRNGVDLEALDREARRAPEHPVPEPGAVVCIANMHHPVKGQSDLLMAMREVLRTRPDARLVLVGEGLRRPLLERLARRLGISDRCHFLGHRLDAPALLARAAAGVSASHAEGISNAILESMAMRLPVVATRVGGTPEVVREGQNGFLVPPGAPAALARRLLDLLRDPALRRRMGERGRRIVEEEFGLAQMRLSYDALYHDLTEDPSPRIVAGLG, from the coding sequence GTGCCCGGGCCGCGTCGGATCCTGATCTTCCAGAACCGCTTCCGCATCGGCGGCCAGGAGCGGCAGACCGTCCTGAACGTCCGCTCGATGGACCGCGCGCGCTTCGACCCGGTCGTCGCGGTGCTGCACCTCGACGGCGACCACCTCCAGGACCTGGAGGACGCCGGCGTGCGGCCGGTGGTCTTCGACGTCGGCGGCCGCATGATCCGCCCGAACACCGCCTGGCAGCTCGCGCGGATCGTCCGCTTCGTGCGCGCCGAGCGGATCGCGGTGATCCACGCGCAGGACGTCTACACCAACGTGCTCGGGACGCTGGCGGCGCGCCTGGCCCGGGTCCCCGTGATCGTCACGCGGGTGGACCTGGGTCACCACCTGGAGGGCTACCGGCGCCCGCTGCTGCAGGCGGCCTCCCGCGTCGCCGACCGGGTGCTGGTGAACGCGCTCTGCATCCGCGACCTCGCGGTGCGCGAGGGCGTGGAGGCCGACCGGGTCGCGGTGGTGCGCAACGGGGTGGACCTGGAGGCGCTGGACCGCGAGGCGCGCCGCGCGCCGGAGCACCCGGTGCCCGAGCCGGGGGCGGTGGTGTGCATCGCGAACATGCACCACCCGGTGAAGGGGCAGTCCGACCTGCTGATGGCGATGCGCGAGGTGCTGCGCACCCGGCCGGACGCGCGCCTGGTGCTGGTGGGCGAGGGCCTGCGGCGGCCGCTCCTGGAGCGCCTGGCGCGCCGGCTCGGCATCTCGGACCGGTGCCACTTCCTGGGCCACCGGCTGGACGCGCCGGCGCTGCTCGCGCGGGCCGCCGCCGGCGTGTCGGCGAGCCACGCCGAGGGGATCTCCAACGCGATCCTCGAGAGCATGGCCATGCGGCTCCCGGTGGTGGCGACGCGCGTCGGCGGCACGCCGGAGGTGGTGCGCGAGGGGCAGAACGGCTTCCTGGTGCCGCCCGGCGCGCCGGCCGCGCTGGCGCGCCGGCTCCTCGACCTGCTGCGCGATCCGGCGCTGCGGCGCCGCATGGGCGAGCGGGGCCGGCGCATCGTCGAGGAGGAGTTCGGGCTCGCGCAGATGCGCCTCTCCTACGACGCGCTGTACCACGACCTGACCGAGGACCCGTCGCCGCGGATCGTGGCCGGGCTGGGGTGA
- a CDS encoding O-antigen ligase family protein, with the protein MRARADAAALDAALLAREAGLERSAARWSRTAHAAALGFVAMLYASPMYWWPELERLRLGFVTMALCAAAVVAHRLSSGERIRLGGGGSLLLLAYLAFIPLSLTWTLSRPDTLHAIVDGAKMAVVFVAIQNALDAPSRLARFLRVAALASLGPALGGVWVWANDDHLVEGFRTHWRGLYGDPNRLAMSLVAVLPFALLGAMRARRPAARVLFAGVVAAQVAAIVLTHSRSGAVAAALAALLFLLRGRGAALRGPLAAAALLAGVVALAPQSFWERSRTIADYRDDASVAGREHAWKVLGNIVDERPLSGVGAGAFLASWARYAPLEAGGRRYVAHNLLLEIVGDLGIVAFALFATFVAWLLWQTWRAGDDPLVGPEARAVFAGLAGYLVCEMANGYSLSWFLYFLFACAVAAVRLARVRAAAGERAAPAPAPGW; encoded by the coding sequence ATGCGGGCACGGGCGGACGCGGCGGCGCTGGACGCGGCGCTCCTGGCGCGGGAGGCGGGGCTGGAGCGCTCCGCGGCGCGGTGGAGCCGGACCGCGCACGCCGCGGCGCTCGGGTTCGTGGCGATGCTGTACGCGAGCCCGATGTACTGGTGGCCGGAGCTCGAGCGGCTGCGGCTCGGGTTCGTCACCATGGCGCTGTGCGCGGCGGCGGTGGTGGCGCACCGGCTCTCCTCGGGCGAGCGCATACGGCTGGGCGGCGGAGGCAGCCTGCTGCTGCTCGCCTACCTCGCGTTCATCCCGCTCTCGCTCACCTGGACCCTGTCGCGCCCGGACACGCTCCACGCGATCGTGGACGGCGCCAAGATGGCGGTCGTGTTCGTGGCGATCCAGAACGCGCTCGACGCGCCGTCGCGCCTGGCGCGCTTCCTGCGGGTGGCGGCGCTCGCCTCGCTGGGCCCGGCGCTGGGCGGCGTCTGGGTCTGGGCCAACGACGACCACCTGGTGGAGGGCTTCCGCACGCACTGGCGCGGCCTGTACGGCGACCCGAACCGGCTGGCGATGAGCCTGGTGGCGGTGCTGCCGTTCGCGCTGCTCGGGGCCATGCGCGCCCGCCGGCCGGCCGCGAGGGTGCTGTTCGCGGGGGTGGTGGCGGCGCAGGTCGCGGCCATCGTGCTCACCCACTCGCGCTCGGGCGCGGTGGCCGCGGCGCTGGCGGCGCTGCTGTTCCTCCTGCGCGGCCGCGGCGCGGCGCTCCGCGGGCCGCTCGCGGCCGCGGCCCTGCTCGCGGGCGTGGTCGCGCTCGCGCCGCAGTCGTTCTGGGAGCGGTCGCGCACCATCGCCGACTACCGCGACGACGCGTCGGTGGCCGGCCGCGAGCACGCCTGGAAGGTGCTCGGGAACATCGTGGACGAGCGGCCGCTGTCCGGCGTCGGCGCGGGCGCGTTCCTGGCGAGCTGGGCGCGGTACGCGCCGCTCGAGGCGGGGGGCCGGCGCTACGTGGCCCACAACCTCCTGCTCGAGATCGTGGGCGACCTCGGGATCGTCGCGTTCGCCCTGTTCGCGACGTTCGTGGCCTGGCTGCTCTGGCAGACCTGGCGCGCCGGCGACGACCCGCTGGTCGGGCCCGAGGCGCGGGCCGTGTTCGCCGGGCTCGCCGGGTACCTGGTGTGCGAGATGGCGAACGGCTACTCGCTCTCCTGGTTCCTCTACTTCCTGTTCGCCTGCGCGGTCGCGGCCGTCCGCCTGGCCCGCGTGCGCGCGGCGGCCGGGGAGCGGGCGGCGCCGGCGCCGGCGCCGGGCTGGTGA
- a CDS encoding glycosyltransferase has translation MAALTGRDIVCFSNDWDGDPLSKTHIMRILARDNRVLWVNSLGNRAPRATAADAARIWKKLRDASRGLTEPERNLHVLAPLYVPAYGLTAVRRLNRALLRLQVRAAMQRLAFGRPISWSFLPSAAAVAGTLGEALVVYHVVDEFSAFSDASAHVAELEARLLRRADLVIASSERLLAAKRLVNPRAVLVRHGVDHAHFARALDPSLAVPAPLAALPRPVIGFFGLVADWIDLPLVRQVADAYPQASVVLLGKVVTSTAPLDGARNVHLLGRRPYQELPAWCRGFDVAITPFRRNELALAANPLKAREYVAAGLPNVCTDLPELRQVPGCTVTRTPEEFVEAVGRALRAGGPDPARSALVRAEGWEAKVDELRAHVEAAERGAVPARIQAVPG, from the coding sequence GTGGCGGCGCTCACGGGCCGGGACATCGTCTGCTTCTCGAACGACTGGGATGGGGATCCGCTCTCCAAGACGCACATCATGCGGATCCTGGCCCGGGACAACCGGGTGCTCTGGGTCAACTCGCTCGGCAACCGCGCCCCGCGCGCGACCGCCGCCGACGCCGCGCGCATCTGGAAGAAGCTGCGCGACGCGTCCCGCGGGCTCACCGAGCCGGAGCGGAACCTGCACGTGCTCGCGCCGCTGTACGTCCCGGCCTACGGGCTCACCGCGGTGCGCCGCCTGAACCGCGCGCTGCTGCGGCTCCAGGTGCGCGCCGCGATGCAGCGGCTGGCGTTCGGCCGGCCCATCTCGTGGAGCTTCCTGCCCAGCGCCGCCGCGGTGGCGGGCACGCTGGGCGAGGCGCTGGTGGTCTACCACGTGGTGGACGAGTTCTCGGCGTTCAGCGACGCGAGCGCGCACGTGGCCGAGCTGGAGGCGCGGCTGCTCCGGCGGGCCGACCTGGTGATCGCGTCGTCGGAGCGGCTGCTGGCGGCGAAGCGGCTGGTGAACCCGCGGGCGGTGCTGGTCCGCCACGGCGTGGACCACGCGCACTTCGCCCGCGCGCTCGACCCGTCGCTGGCGGTGCCGGCGCCGCTCGCCGCGCTGCCGCGGCCGGTGATCGGGTTCTTTGGGCTGGTGGCGGACTGGATCGACCTGCCGCTGGTGCGCCAGGTGGCGGACGCGTACCCGCAGGCGTCGGTGGTGCTGCTCGGCAAGGTGGTCACCTCCACCGCGCCGCTGGACGGCGCCCGCAACGTCCACCTCCTCGGCCGCCGGCCGTACCAGGAGCTGCCGGCCTGGTGCCGCGGGTTCGACGTCGCCATCACCCCGTTCCGCCGCAACGAGCTGGCGCTGGCGGCGAACCCGCTCAAGGCGCGCGAGTACGTGGCGGCGGGCCTGCCCAACGTCTGCACCGACCTGCCCGAGCTGCGGCAGGTCCCGGGCTGCACGGTGACCCGCACGCCGGAGGAGTTCGTGGAGGCGGTGGGCCGCGCGCTGCGCGCGGGCGGGCCGGACCCGGCGCGCTCGGCGCTGGTCCGGGCGGAGGGCTGGGAGGCGAAGGTGGACGAGCTGCGGGCGCACGTCGAGGCGGCCGAGCGCGGCGCGGTGCCCGCGCGCATCCAGGCGGTTCCGGGCTAG
- a CDS encoding polysaccharide deacetylase family protein produces MPERADGSPRWIVRRALKVAVARALHAAGAHRAVGTLRRRQAGGARVLVVSYHRVTHDYRASAREGLASLLVSADTLRRQLEQLGRTRELVSLADARRILAEPPGTARARDVVTVTFDDGYADVHGVALPILRALGAPATAFVVTGLVGTSRRLPHDRIYAALAELATRGIPPERAGLPRGPQALLDACARAGPAATLDRLIARLPHPRLLEVADALAARVGLADADLPAGTRVLDWDEIRALQAGGVEVGGHTVTHAVLPHLPAARARREIAGCRDALAERLGRPPRAFAYPNGYHTPAVRRLVAELGFEVAVTTEDAENVRGGDPLALRRKMVWENTTLGPAGYSPALATCNLEGVFTALGLVRPVPGEWRALADAEEERARPSGRSRGARIAAG; encoded by the coding sequence ATGCCCGAGCGAGCCGACGGGAGCCCGCGCTGGATCGTCCGCCGCGCCCTGAAGGTGGCGGTGGCGCGCGCCCTCCACGCGGCGGGCGCCCACCGCGCGGTGGGGACCCTGCGCCGCCGGCAGGCGGGGGGCGCGCGGGTGCTGGTGGTCTCGTACCACCGCGTCACGCACGACTACCGGGCCAGCGCGCGCGAGGGGCTCGCGTCGCTGCTCGTGTCCGCCGACACCCTCCGCCGCCAGCTCGAGCAGCTCGGGCGGACCCGCGAGCTCGTCAGCCTCGCCGACGCGCGCCGCATCCTCGCCGAGCCGCCCGGGACGGCGCGCGCGCGCGACGTCGTCACCGTCACGTTCGACGACGGCTACGCCGACGTCCACGGGGTGGCGCTGCCCATCCTGCGCGCGCTGGGCGCGCCGGCGACCGCGTTCGTGGTCACCGGCCTGGTGGGCACCTCGCGGCGGCTGCCGCACGACCGGATCTACGCGGCGCTCGCCGAGCTGGCCACGCGCGGGATCCCGCCCGAGCGCGCCGGCCTGCCGCGCGGGCCGCAGGCGCTGCTGGACGCGTGCGCCCGCGCCGGGCCGGCGGCCACGCTGGACCGGCTCATCGCGCGCCTGCCGCACCCGCGCCTGCTCGAGGTGGCGGACGCGCTCGCCGCGCGCGTGGGGCTCGCCGACGCCGACCTGCCCGCGGGCACCCGGGTGCTGGACTGGGACGAGATCCGGGCGCTCCAGGCGGGCGGCGTGGAGGTGGGGGGCCACACGGTCACGCACGCGGTGCTGCCGCACCTGCCCGCGGCCCGGGCGCGCCGCGAGATCGCGGGGTGCCGGGACGCGCTGGCGGAGCGGCTGGGCCGGCCGCCGCGCGCGTTCGCCTACCCGAACGGCTACCACACGCCCGCGGTGCGGCGGCTGGTGGCCGAGCTCGGGTTCGAGGTGGCGGTGACCACCGAGGACGCGGAGAACGTGCGGGGCGGGGACCCGCTCGCGCTCCGGCGCAAGATGGTCTGGGAGAACACGACGCTCGGCCCGGCCGGCTACAGCCCCGCCCTGGCGACCTGCAACCTCGAGGGCGTGTTCACCGCGCTCGGGCTGGTGCGCCCCGTGCCGGGCGAGTGGCGCGCCCTCGCCGACGCCGAGGAGGAGCGCGCCCGCCCGTCCGGCCGCTCCCGCGGCGCGCGCATCGCGGCAGGGTGA
- a CDS encoding GNAT family N-acetyltransferase, with product MTAPARSSLAVRCSTDPARLDALRPEWSALLDEAGLPTPFLSWEWLATWRRHFGARRPLRILEARDAAGALAGLLVLSGRPGLGGRRWQLLGNGVTGADGLDVLARPADAPAARAAIAAALLDLDGWDALELEDLPCGSPTVAALRAAAAARGVRARVERRFACPGFAVAGTWDAHLRGIRRRETFGRRVRWLARQPGFRIEIATRPDEAAGAMADFLRLHRLRWAGEGGSYGIPPGAPEAFHLEVAPLLAARGWLRLYRLFVDGEAIAAVYGLEAGRRFLYYQSGYDPRWASRSPGMVLVGRTVEDAYARGLADYDFLRGEEPYKLDWAADRRETCALRLRAPSLRAGTAAAAEEAWRTARKLARRVAPDRVWGALSRARRAREVNAGVAP from the coding sequence GTGACGGCGCCCGCGCGGTCCTCCCTCGCGGTCCGCTGCTCGACCGACCCGGCGCGGCTCGACGCGCTGCGGCCCGAGTGGTCGGCGCTGCTCGACGAGGCCGGGCTGCCGACGCCGTTCCTCTCGTGGGAGTGGCTCGCCACCTGGCGGCGGCACTTCGGCGCGCGGCGGCCGCTCCGGATCCTGGAGGCGCGCGACGCCGCCGGCGCGCTGGCCGGGCTGCTGGTCCTGTCCGGCCGGCCGGGGCTCGGCGGACGCCGCTGGCAGCTGCTCGGGAACGGCGTCACCGGCGCGGACGGGCTCGACGTGCTGGCGCGGCCCGCCGATGCGCCCGCGGCGCGGGCGGCGATCGCGGCCGCCCTGCTCGACCTGGACGGCTGGGACGCGCTCGAGCTCGAGGACCTCCCCTGCGGCTCGCCCACCGTCGCCGCGCTCCGGGCCGCCGCGGCGGCGCGCGGCGTGCGGGCGCGGGTGGAGCGGCGCTTCGCCTGCCCCGGGTTCGCGGTGGCCGGGACCTGGGACGCGCACCTGCGCGGCATCCGGCGGCGCGAGACCTTCGGCCGGCGGGTGCGGTGGCTGGCGCGGCAGCCGGGCTTCCGGATCGAGATCGCCACGCGCCCGGACGAGGCGGCCGGCGCGATGGCGGACTTCCTGCGCCTGCACCGCCTGCGCTGGGCCGGGGAGGGCGGCTCCTACGGGATCCCGCCCGGCGCCCCGGAGGCGTTCCACCTCGAGGTGGCGCCGCTGCTGGCGGCGCGCGGGTGGCTGCGGCTCTACCGGCTGTTCGTGGACGGCGAGGCCATCGCCGCGGTCTACGGCCTGGAGGCCGGGCGGCGCTTCCTCTACTACCAGTCCGGCTACGATCCGCGGTGGGCCTCGCGCAGCCCGGGCATGGTGCTGGTCGGGCGGACCGTCGAGGACGCGTACGCGCGCGGGCTCGCCGACTACGACTTCCTGCGCGGCGAGGAGCCGTACAAGCTCGACTGGGCGGCGGACCGGCGCGAGACCTGCGCGCTCCGCCTGCGCGCGCCCTCGCTGCGGGCGGGGACCGCCGCCGCCGCCGAGGAGGCCTGGCGCACCGCCAGGAAGCTCGCGCGCCGGGTGGCGCCGGACCGCGTGTGGGGCGCGCTCTCGCGCGCGCGGCGCGCGAGAGAGGTGAACGCGGGGGTGGCGCCGTAG